The Candidozyma auris chromosome 1, complete sequence genome includes a region encoding these proteins:
- the OLE2 gene encoding Ole2p translates to MITFGQNSQNYHHEFPHDYRDSSALWAYDPTKWFIALLNILGLVEDVSKTPTNLVIQLQIQQQQAVLNRRRSQLNWGTPISKLPMITTKEFKKLCGSADNKHRIYIVIQNIIHDITPFMDQHPGGVALLKASHGKDATKAFYGGVYGHSTAAVNLLATMRIGVLASGNDEEVWRRVAREEGEVNDNDSRREQSGSHSTAEAA, encoded by the coding sequence atgATTACTTTTGGGCAGAATCTGCAGAACTATCATCATGAATTTCCACATGACTATAGAGACAGTTCCGCGTTGTGGGCGTACGATCCTACAAAGTGGTTCATTGCTCTATTGAACATCTTGGGGTTGGTCGAAGATGTATCCAAGACTCCAACTAACTTGGTAATACAACTCCAAattcaacagcaacaagcTGTGCTCAATAGGCGCAGAAGTCAACTCAATTGGGGAACCCCTATATCCAAACTACCCATGATCACAACGAAAGAATTTAAGAAGCTATGTGGATCTGCTGATAACAAACACCGTATCTATATTGTGATACAAAATATTATACATGATATCACACCATTTATGGACCAGCATCCTGGCGGTGTTGCACTTCTCAAGGCCTCACATGGGAAGGATGCAACTAAAGCATTTTATGGTGGAGTTTACGGACATCTGACTGCTGCTGTAAACTTACTTGCAACGATGAGAATCGGGGTGCTAGCACTGGGtaatgatgaagaagtgTGGAGAAGAGTTGCTAGAgaggaaggtgaagttAATGATAACGACTCTAGACGGGAACAAAGTGGGCTGCATTCCACTGCTGAAGCCGCCTAA